A single window of Dermochelys coriacea isolate rDerCor1 chromosome 14, rDerCor1.pri.v4, whole genome shotgun sequence DNA harbors:
- the CACNG5 gene encoding voltage-dependent calcium channel gamma-5 subunit — MSACSRKALTLLSSVFAVCGLGLLGIAVSTDYWLYLEEGIILPHNQTTEIKMSLHSGLWRVCFLAGEERGRCFTIEYVMPMNVQLTSESTINVLKMIRSATPFPLVSLFFMFIGFILSNIGHIRPHRTILAFVSGIFFILSGLSLVVGLVLYISSINDEMLNQTKDSETYFSYKYGWSFAFSAISFLLTESAGVMSVYLFMKRYTAEEIYRPHPGFYHPRLSNCSDYSGQFLHPDAWVRGRSPSDISSDASLQMNSNYPALLKCPDYDQMSSSPC; from the exons ATGAGCGCGTGCAGCAGGAAGGCTCTGACTCTGCTCAGCAGTGTGTTTGCTGTATGTGGTTTGGGGCTCTTAGGAATTGCTGTTAGCACCGACTACTGGCTTTACCTGGAGGAAGGAATCATCCTGCCCCACAATCagaccactgaaatcaaaatgtcGCTGCACTCTGGTCTCTGGAGGGTCTGCTTTTTGGCAG GTGAGGAGCGTGGCCGGTGTTTTACTATAGAATATGTCATGCCCATGAACGTCCAGCTGACGTCTGAGTCGACAATCAATGTTCTAA AGATGATTCGTTCTGCTACTCCTTTCCCTTTGGTCAGCCTCTTTTTCATGTTCATCGGGTTTATACTGAGCAATATTGGACACATTCGGCCTCACAGAACCATCCTGGCCTTTGTATCAGGAATCTTCTTCATTCTGTCTG GTTTATCTCTGGTTGTGGGGCTGGTGCTGTACATATCCAGCATTAACGACGAGATGCTGAACCAGACCAAGGACTCGGAGACTTACTTCAGTTATAAATACGGATGGTCGTTTGCTTTCTCCGCTATCTCTTTCCTTCTCACAGAG AGTGCTGGTGTGATGTCAGTCTATCTGTTCATGAAACGATACACTGCCGAGGAGATCTACAGACCCCATCCTGGCTTCTACCACCCCCGTCTTAGCAACTGCTCTGATTACTCAGGGCAATTCTTGCACCCTGATGCCTGGGTGCGTGGACGCAGCCCCTCAGATATTTCCAGCGATGCATCTCTCCAGATGAACAGTAACTACCCTGCCCTGCTCAAATGTCCTGATTACGATCAAATGTCCTCCTCCCCATGTTGA